aagttaaaaaacaaaatcaaaacaaaaacaaactgtaacaatcacagaaatgaacaaatgttaaaaaacaaattcaggaaacaaacagcaaaaacaaaatcaaacctTTAAAGACAAATCAACAAACATCTCATTTATCAGCAGGCAACAACATATTTAGAAATAAACCTAAATTCTAGTTTCTAGTTctagtgtttgtgtctgtgacatCACCTGTACAACAGATAAATTCAGTCATTTGAAAGCACATCCTGTTAACAAAGGGCGTAGGTCCGGTTTCAACTTTGGCAGGGACATTTTTTGTCGTACTGTCAAAATcaacaggtgtgtttgtgtacacacagattaaaaagtacaaatgttAAGTCCCTTACTCCTGTGCCAAAGTCCTCAAAGATTACCTGCCTCATTGACTTCAGACCCGTTGCCCTAACATCTGTGGCCatggaagtactcagatccaTGCTGATGGTCTTCAAGGAGTAGTTAAAGCCCTTCAAGTGGGACCACACCACTCCTGCACCATGTATAGTATCATCAGCCCTCCAGTGATAAACCCTGCTGGGGTTTGCATAGTGATGGTCCTCATACCAGAGCGTCACCAAGTAGAGTCTGGCACAGTTCATGTTTGTGGAGGAATTCCGATCTTTGTCAAAGGAGGAGAACTTCTGGAGAACTCAGGGAGTCtcctacaaaaacacaagaaaacaacaagtgtCTGATCACAACACTACTGCTAATGACaccatattatataatattatataactATAAAActtgcattattattatcattatcattatcaataataatcataatcatactcataatcataatcataatcataatcataatcataatcataatcataatagaATCACCTTGCCTTAATAAATTTTCTTTGGACCGTTTACAAACCGTCCAAAATGTTGCTGCGACGCTTTTAACACGATCCAACAGAAGGTCAAACATTACACCCATTTTAAcctctctgcactggcttcttGTTCATTTCACAATTCATCTTAAAATCTTGGAGATGACTTATAGAGCCCTACATGGCCCGGTTTAACATTATATCATGGACCTTCTGCACCCCCACACCACGAGCCGAGCCCTCAGGTCCTCTAACCAGGGTCTTCTGAGGGTCTTCTGAAGGTCTTCTGAGGGTTTGAGGGTCTTCTGAGGGTCTTGAGGGTCTTCTGAGGGTCTTCTGAGGGTCTCTCAGACACGTTTTAAGACTCCAGGAGATTGTGCTTTCCAGTCAGCAGTAGCTAAGCTTTCCCAATAAGTAAATGAGGTCTCtggactcttttaaaaagcagttcaAATCCATCTGTTCAGACAGGCGTTTAGGTAGCATgtggtattttatgttttaacttgtgttttatgtctgtttccTCTTGTGTGTTTAGTCtgttgtttatctttgttttatttatttgactgtgaagcactttgtgactgttGTCTGAAAGGTGCCAtctaaataaactttacttacttacttatgtatatgtaatatataaacaaatcaatcaatatagCTGTTTGATAGCATGCATGTGGGGCAAGGCCAGTTTAAAAGAtgctaaacaaagacaaaaacgaATGCAGAGAAAGTCAGCAACAATAAACCAAACTGAACCTGGACTGCAGAGGGTTAAAGACAAAAAGTCTCACTTGAACAGATGGAAGAAGCTGCAATATTACAGATTGCATGTCTGTAAAGGGCTTTAGTCATGATGGATAATACTTTGGCGCCCTCGGCTGGCACAAAGATAAAAGTGCATGATCTACgatgcacatttatctttaaaaaaaagagcctgagtcagagtgggaaaagtgtcaataaagttttattcacaGTCGTCCATTAATTCATTTATCAGacttacattttgtttgtttgttgtatttgttcaACTTTAAtctgacagacaaaacacaggaagcagcaactgaagatgaaaaatatagttaaagatttaaaacatgtatagatcaaagacacagagacatgactgtagctcacagtctgatcagtaataatgtgtttgctgatttgcacttgaaaaggcataaagtttaaaatacaataaattttaaatgtttagatGTCTATTTGTATCTCGGCTCAACAtcattcagtgactttatttcagctgcttcaacaaatgtgtaaatttaaacattgtcactgaaatgctgttgaaacacGTTCAGACTATGCTCCTTATTTAAAAAactcactttcaaactacattctgcagctgcaccgcgatcctgctcactcagaaatAATAACATATAATCTCAAATATTATAAGaatgatgttccatcagtggaccaatcacatcatgagtgatagagataattattcattgatcctctgtgtctaaagcttcatactgattgtttaaatttaaacttttaattacacattatgtgcatTAAAGATTTCAGGtcaggagctgctctaacaaactgacagagtCTCAGAGTTATAACAAAAGGACACAGAGGTTTGATTCTGAGCTGAGGATGAATTCACACTGTGTAATATTtaactgtgagagaaaaaaactgctgttcaaagaaatgactgatgtgtATAAAGGTGGTAACTTTGGAAAGTCCTGAGTAacaaactaatatccaaccaggatttagattctgacagacagtaaacctTCACTAATGGATGAGCTTTGATACAAACTGACTCAATGAAGACATGAATCTCTGtaaaaggagacagagagaacagcTGTGTTCAAAAtcacatactaacatactgcCGACTACACACTCAATCAGCACTTACTGCATACTGCATATTAAATGAACGACTAAGTTTATTACCAGCCGTCtactaataatattaaatataacatataacagcTGACTGTTCAAACTGAAGTACATTCAAGCAACAGTCTGAGCTACTGCTGAATGAAAATTGTTTatcacaaatgtaaaacattatCTCTTCCACTCAACGTCACATTTTCCAGTATTATTTTAAGgcaaattaaaattatttaatattttactgttaaatattttttctacaGTAGAAATTCTTGCTAATCTAGTTTGCATCTTACTCTTTCCTGTCACTTCATTTGATTCACATTAACCCTTTCACTGCCGGCTGTTCAAGTGAGGCTGCTACACTCACCGATTGGTCCATCTCACTGTCAATCAACATATCAATAGCTTTGATCCTTACAAACTAAATGATTGGTTGTGTGTTGTCATGGCGATCCAAACCAAATGTGAACATCAAGTTCTGGTTGGTTGGTCCAACCTTTCTAAATGGAAGCCCCCCCATCCCCAGTGCAAATAACAGGCTGGAGTGTGTATGAATGAGAGGTGCTTTGGATAAATGCCCTTTATTTACTTtagctgtcagtcacatgatgaagCAGCTCAGAGCCACATCTGATTAATATAAAAAGAGATgaataattagttaattaggAGGAAGTTTTAAAGTACTATACTGCTGCTCTTTCATGTTTTAGCTGGTTACAAATCATCAATCATCTTGTTATCTAAATCACCATTTTCTAAATCATCGTTCAGTATTCATATTGTTATTCTTCCTGTCAGGCAGCCattattttcagttaatttcTATGAAAAATCAACAGAGACTTGAAACTATTAAAGCTTAACTTTCTGTGGATTTTAAGTTCTAGATTTTTCTCCTTGTTAACAAACCCCATTAGCAGAGCCAACAATACGTCAACATGCACATGGGATTTgtccacaaaaagaaaaatatggacCAGACTTATCCTTAAATGATGAAGAAATATTCAAGTTTTTATGCTTTCAGTTCTATGTGTAAATGCGTAGATGTGTTCACACCTGTGTCTTCTTTCCAGGAATGATCAGTGTGATCAGCGACACACTCACAGCCAtcatgaggatgaagaggatggcCGACGTTGCTGCCAGAGCAGAAAAACCACAACACAGActtgcggtggaagtatagtaacaaaaagagggactttggcattaaaaaaactgtaacgttgaaagatatctacttgatttgattcatttggacactgaagcttcatattagcttcagataaactttgaaatacatttttgcacagaaagaggactgtgaattttgtctcccatcacttccattgtaaggtcattatgaaaggatcttctaatggtcagtatgaacaggaggaatgattacagcaagaaaaacatgtttcaatgttcatttgggctcctgaatgttgttttaacacagacttgaaaggttatgaacctgtcctttaagcaGCTGTAAAGCCATTATTTGCTGCTcataaatgtccttaaaatCAAAGTTGAAATAGTTATGGATCCCTGGTCAATTAGAGATTTTAAACCTGTTGCCATACGTGCATGACATCAGACAGGTCACATGTGTTTTCACCTGACATTGAGtatatttacatgcacattagtattctggttttgatcatattcaggCTGTTTACAAAgaacatgagaaacctggttattcatCTCCCTCAGCCTCTTATTTCTGCACCGACTGACTCAACAGGTGAGGTAATTGTGAGCATACAGCAGATAATGATTCACATCAGAGAGTCAAACCTCCACCAAACACTCTGTTGAAACCAGttagtttgactttaaagtgtgtgtttagCAGACTGAAGGAAACATCTTATCCAGCAGAGTGTGAAGAGAAAATCAACCAAAACCTTCTCACACAGTGACATTCTCTCCTTCTGCAGCCAAGAACATCCAAAGCAAACACTCAACAAATAGTAGCATCATGTGACAGTGTGAGGGTTCACGTGTAGTTTGTGTCCTGCTGAAAGCTCAGATATACAGTCAGTCTGTGGATACAACTAGATGGAACTAATACAGACAACAGAGACATCTAGTGGTGGAACATGTTCATTTCAGCAGAGTTCAAGCTGCTTTTAGCTCCAATACAAGTCAACTCCATCTGTCATTTGGTTCTTCATCACttcagtgatgtcatgtgatgtttCTGATGGAAGCTGCTCTGTATTTGTTCCTCTGGATCCTCCACTAAGTTCCCCACCTGTCCAATCATTTCTCTACACCAACAGCTGTTTGACAAGACTTTACACCCAGCAgctgctcacaaacacactctacACCTGACTTTTATTGATGctggaaatatttatttgaagtaTATGTGAAGTTACAGACTagatcagagagaaagaaagaaagagatcaaCAGATATTCTGCTGTTCGTTCGTTCTGGAGAATTAGTGAACAGGACGAATCTTCATGCTGATGGTCTTCAGGGAGTAGTTAGAGCCCTTCCAGTGGTCCCAATCCACTCCTGTATAACTCAAGGTGCTATAAGCCCCCCAGCGATAAAGCCCGTTGGCGTTTGCACGGAAACAGTCCTTGTACCAGAACCCCCCCAGGCGGATATCGGCACAGTTACGGCTGCCGGTGTCCTGGTCTTTGTCGAAGGTGGAGAACTTTTGTCCGTTGTGATAACTCAGGGAGTCTcctacagaaacacaagaaaacaacaagtgtCTGATCACAACACTACTGCTAATGACACCatattatataatgttatataactaataataatattatataactATTAACTTATTAACACTACAAATGTCACTACTAATACAGTACTACTGTTATGGCTACCACTTGTACAAATACTTctagtactactagtactgcatctgctgctgctactgtaaCATAACAACATACAATATGTCATGTAGACAAGAACTGCAAAAGGTCCAACGGACATAAACACTTGAAACCTGCTGGGCTTCATTTACattgttttcctttaaatgtgtttataaaaaCCAAAGCTTCcatgtaattaataaaacatgagcAGACCACAGATTTGTTGTTACTGATTTGAAAATCTTTGTGAATCTGTCTTTAGCTCAAGCAAATAATCCAATATAAGGACAGAAATCTTCAGTGTCTCCATGtggaaactaaacatcataaaaacaaaactactatCTGCTAACAGTAACTGACCTGCTCCGCCATTTTTGAATCCAGACACATGCAGTCTGTATCCGTAGAACTCTGATTCAATGGAGAACGAGGAGTAACGAGCAAACGCTTTGTTTCCTTTGAAGTCCTCCATGTCGACCAGCAGCTCAACCTTCTTCCTCCGTGTCAGATGGAAGAGATTCTCaagacctgaaaacacacaaacatgaagtcacatcagagtttaatgtttgtttttatgaacagTTTCATGAAGTCACATGACTGTTAGTTTGGTTTCATTTCTCACCGAGCCAGTACTCTCCAGCAGCGCTACCAAAGCCCTTCTTGTAGTGATCCCAGGGCCTGTAGAAGTTCACCGAGCCGTCCATCCTCCTCTGGAACAcctgaggggggggggattaactcaataaacacacaagataCTGAAAACCACTTGGCTGTGAATTGATGACTTCAGTTAAAAAACTCACCGTCCAACGTCCTCCTACTGAGTCCATGTCACagtacacctacacacaaatacactcattAGTAAATATGATCCTTTAGCTAAAACTACATTCAATCAATCAGCAGCTGCCACGTCTTGAGTCTGAAGCGTTTTAAAGATAGAGTATccagctgctccaactgactcccattcaaaaagcctcaacttctctctagaaatactgagtcaataaTGTTTTCAACGAGTCCTTCTGGTCTCATGTCTCTAAATTTAAACCCTCTGTATTaggtgtgtgttgatggtcattttggaaattattgctccgttaataaaatttgaagacttatagtagctttgatgtctgacgtgtgggcgttgattgacagctgtgattgacaggtggctCCCCTGCTGCTCTTCCCGGCTCCGAGACTCGCACTCAATCGGActgttgttgcaatatttcactaaatttaatgttacttgattatgatacctgttCAGTTAGCACAATGTGTGCCTTAAAAATCATTACAATGTCTGGTAGTTTTCCCTTTAGCTGCATGTACTCCCGTGAGGTGCATGCACTTCTCGGTGAGCACACAGAACTCAGCGTAACACCTCCGCTGCAAACCTGACTGACTACTGACTGACCGACGGTACCGTGAGTACCCgttgtatatattgtaaataatcaCTTTTACTGAACTGTGAATACAGACgctgatatttcagtttgatttcctggtttgatttgttttgtggggATCTGCAGTAAAACCTGAAGCAGacttttgagttgtctttctttttgtggCTGTGAACAAGATTGATTGACTGTGGGACGAgtttttcagacacacacacacagtcacacacacaccaacattgCTTTGCTTACTTGATTTAATACACTTATTGAAAAGTGAACTGAGTtgtggtctgtttgtttttgcagtgcTGGTTTTTGGTGACATATAATTAATTGCTActtgttgtttaatttattgttttgtatagcaaagcaagtttatttgtacagcacatttaaacaacaaggcaatgtaaaaagacatttaaatactattaaaaagtgtgaaatttggaaataaaaagaagctaaactagaataagagataaaacaggagaataaaagttacagtgcagtgtaagatattaactCTCatgtttggtttaataaaaggcaaacagaaaagtcttcagctgtgatttaaagaactgagagttgcagcagacctgcagttttctgggagtttgttcagatatgtggagcataaaaactgaacgctgcttctccgggtttagttttgactctggggacagaaagcagacctgatccagaccacctgagaggtctggatgctTCATAAcgcagcagcagatcagaaatgtatttcagccataaaccattcagtgctttatggTTTGACTGCgctattttctttctattttataGTTATTATTTGTCAGATGTGACTCTGACTGGCAGCCCTCTTCATTTAAAAGGGTCAGAACTGTTTcaatctttatatacagtctgtgtatCCAACCAGTAACACGACTACCTCCACTTATATCTGCTGGTTTAGCAGAATCAACCTGAACTGTCTTCACATGATGACTCATATATGAACCAACATCTTCTAACTGAGTCCCAGAGAGGATGAAGTGTACCTGGACAGCAGATGTGGGTCCGATGGGATAGATGGTGTACACTCCACTGGGTCGGCTTTTGTCATGGTGATAGATGTCACTGCAGTCCAGCGGGAGGACGAGAGATAAGCAGGAGGTCAACACTGGAGCCAGCAGGAGGAGAACCACTGAAACCAGctgcaacagaaacacagcagcagacacagaacagagGCTGTTAAAGGACGGTTTCACAATTTATCAAGTGTCTTTAAACAGCAGTCAtgtgtccatatgaacaatgaaagaggttttcctcgctgtaatcattcctcctgttcatactggctcaGGCACGTGCACAGATAGACCCCCACACATAACATCAATTGATTGTAAAATTgatgttatgtgtgtttgtagacGTGTAATGTGAATTCATGTATTCAGTtataagtgttgttttttttttgcttgaccACCTGCCCCCCCAAATGTCTTTGCACTGCCTTgaactgactattaaaagatccttcaaacgtgctttcaatggaagtgatggaggccaaaatccacagtgtgtccacacagtcatttaaaagttgatgtgaagcttatattcagcttcagcagtctgagttagtcacatcaagtggatatctgacacatttacagtctttttagcatcaaattccctctttgtgtttcctcagacagtgtttccctgttgagctgcagtggaagtatagtaacaaaaagagggactttggcactaaaaagactgtaacgttgaaagatatctacttgatttgactcatttggacgctgaagcttcgtattagcttcagataaacttctacagaaggaggactgtggattttgtctcccatcacttccattgtaaggtcattatgaagggatcttctaatggtcagtatgaacaggaggaatgattacagcaagaaaaacaggtttcaatgttcatttgggctcctgactgttggttcaACACAGACCTGAAAagttgtgaacccgtccttcaACATACTGAAACTACTGATCAATATTTATTCAGTATAAAGTCACAAACTTACCTTCATCTTCAGAGTTCAGCTGAGGTGATCTGATGAAAATCTTAATGTCAATCAGTCTGGATGCTCTGATGTTTCTGAGCTGTATTTATATCCAAGAGATTCTTTCAGTGGGtctgcctaaacctaactagcCTCACCATGTAGTAGGCGTGTCTGTAGTACTGTAGGAGTGTCATGTAGTAGGTCTACTGTACATCTTACTTAGACTACTTGATTTTTCTGGTTATGTGGGTGGAGACAAAAGCAATAGATCTCAGGCTGGCAGACTAAGACTACTTTGCAGATCACTGATAATACTAATAtaacttaacttttaactataaaaaatgaaataaacaatgaaatgaattaaagaCCTTGTTGCATTTGAACCCTTTTTAACATGAtgagtttttactgtttttaaacagttttcaaACACCTTATGAATTGTTTCTCATGACTGTATGATCTTTTTAAACTTATCACAGCAGTTTTATCTTATTACAGATCCATGGTCTGTTATAAACTTGTAACAGACCATTAGTGTATCATACTTTTAACTTGTCACAGgagcagtttttgttttgggaCATTTATTATAAATTTGCTCCTATTAAGTTTAAGTAACTTTGCATGGATTTTAATGTATACATCTGGATTTTCTccttgtaaacaaaccaaattAGCAGAGCCAATAGAACATCAACATGcacatgggatttgttaacaagaagaaaaatatagaccAGACTTATCCTTCAATGATAAAGGAATATAcaagttttttatttatattcatgttctATGTGTAAATGCATAGACAGtgctggaagaagtattcagatcctttactacagtaaaaatacaaagacagcaatgtaaaaatactccattacaagtaaaagtcctgcatgaaaaatcctactacagtaaaagtacataagtattatgtttgatgtagttaaagtattacagtaaaagtagtggtttggtccctctgactgatatattcaAGGAATCCCCCCAAGCAGCctcaacaataaacattttaactAATTATTTCCTTAAATATTAAAGTTTATAATAtaagtgtttgtgtctgtgacatCACCTGCACAACAGATAAAATTCTGTCAGAGTCATTTGAAAACACATCTTATTAACCAAAGGGTGTTGATCTGGTTTCAACTTTGACGGAGACATTTTTTGTTGTACTGTCTAAATCAACAAAGTCCTCAAAGATTACCTGCCTCAATGACTTCAGACCAGTTGTCCTAACATCTGTGGCCATGAAAGCATTTGAGCGCATCATTCTGTCATATTTGAAATCCTGCATCTCCCCACTGATGGACCCATCAGTTTGCTTTGCAAGCCAACCGATCTGTTGAAGATGCAGTAAGCATAGCACTCCACCCCGCCCTGCAACGCCTGGAATCACCTACACACGCATCCTGTTCATAGACTTCAGTTCTGCCTTTAATTCCATCAGTGTACTCAAAGTAAATTTCAATGTTCATGTCCAAATTTTTGGACCATATGCCACTGGACTGGGAGCTTCCTGTGGAACAGGCCACAGAGGGTGAAGGTTAATAACTTAACCTCACAACCTCTCACCCTCAGCACAGGAGCTCCTCAGGCTCCCCCTGGTTATTCTCACTGTACACCCAACCAAGTCTCACAGTGATTTGTGAAATAGTCACGAAACAGTTTGAATTGTTGCATAACTCCTACTGACACTGAACACCAACCCACAACCCCATTTCTAGAATAGtagctaaaatatctgaaatgaaccaacatctttactttttcttgatATAGATGATCTAGATGCAGTTTAATAAGTAGTTCGGCTttactagatatttgatatattcagtagatatattattttatgaccCTATATTTACAACCTATTTTACAAACTGGAAGAAAAACTGTGatgctgatttgtatcaagctgcGTGGCACTGCTCCGAGGAATTGTAGggttttttaaatattagtgtttttcctaGAATTGGAAAACTTATGTTGCTGAATTAAAAGCCTTCAAATATGCACaaaggtcaaggttcaaaggtcagtatttcacagcaggagccatgtagaatcttcatCCTGACTCTCCAGGTCGAAACCTTTCCAATGATGTATTTGCTTTAGCTCTATGACACAGTTTTAATTTgctcatttcatggacacaagccaTCCCAGACCTAGTTTCAGAGCACTTTGAAGGACCAAGATATTGTTGTGTCAGATTGTTGAAGGAAAATATACCAGATCAAAAAACtatcttttgaaaataaaaagggagtcagaggtccaagcagcaaagtgttctttaatgccggcaaaaaaggggagcaaaTTAGCACTTTTACAACGAACCAAATCGCTCCGAAGGTTTTTCCTTCGGGGCGTAGTTTTTATTCCCTTGGGTCGGCATAGGTCACACCTATCgtccaccctccctaatttttggCCAGTTATTCTGTTATCTTTATCTCCatcactcgttgttggtcaaaactcttcaaaacaggttttgaagagtactgaatactgaatatatttacacccttatttcctGATATCCTCcagagtgtttttttaaaaaaaggtgaagactttaatgcagacccaagcaaagtgacttgtaatacaaacacactcaaatttctccagtgtatgattataaTTCTTCTACCGTTCCTCTATACGTAcattgtgattaaatatggttcatgagattataactacaccaatacaaattgtatcacactagcccttattgcttgtaaacttataaaatcaatctgcatagcttaatattgtctttaagcacaccaatgacatttaatgaaaatacaccacaatataaaacaaagctttttgtttgtttgtttgttttagtggaaatagtgaCTAAACTGAATCACCTTCAGagattacaatactgctgacatATAGGGCATtactacaggcttggaggaaggcctgaagtgcttgggttagggttagggctgaaACGACCAACctgttctcattcccaggtcATCAAATTCCAAAAAACAAATGCTACAGTAAAAGCACCAAAACAACAATGTCAAAATagtccattacaagtaaaagtcctgcatgaaaaatcctaatacagtaaaagtacataagtattatgagcttgatgtagttaaactattgcaataaaagtacataagtattatgagcttgatgtagttaaagtattgcagtaaaagtacataagtattatgagcttgatgtagttaaagtattgcagtaaaagtagt
This sequence is a window from Thunnus albacares chromosome 20, fThuAlb1.1, whole genome shotgun sequence. Protein-coding genes within it:
- the LOC122971146 gene encoding microfibril-associated glycoprotein 4-like yields the protein MDSVGGRWTVFQRRMDGSVNFYRPWDHYKKGFGSAAGEYWLGLENLFHLTRRKKVELLVDMEDFKGNKAFARYSSFSIESEFYGYRLHVSGFKNGGAGDSLSYHNGQKFSTFDKDQDTGSRNCADIRLGGFWYKDCFRANANGLYRWGAYSTLSYTGVDWDHWKGSNYSLKTISMKIRPVH